The Lolium rigidum isolate FL_2022 unplaced genomic scaffold, APGP_CSIRO_Lrig_0.1 contig_34127_1, whole genome shotgun sequence genome has a window encoding:
- the LOC124681110 gene encoding UDP-glycosyltransferase 72B1-like, with the protein MESFNGSNTGSERPHAVLLASPLAGHLIPLAELARRLVEHHSFAVTLVTFSNLSLPAHVLSSCLLPPSVATAVLPSVDMGDVPAADIFQVFLELIRRSVPNLRALVRGISATAGPLAALVVDFFGPEALLVAAELGVPGYVFVPTNLTMLALERRFMELHHGLPPGEHRDFPEVVELAEGVSMRREDFPVPYRDPNRLAFPQLLEDTRRYLRADGFLVNTFHEMEPALVEAFKLAAEQGAFPPVFAPGPLVRQPSPEPDVGDQDCLEWLDRQPTGSVVYVSFGSGGSLSLEQTTELAAGLEDSGQRFLWVVRVPDLTAESETATGGNDDDPLAWLPEGFLERTAGRGLAVTAWAPQVRVLSHPATAAFVSHCGWNSTLESVQSGVPMVALPLGAEQRMNAVILERKVGVESDFSNGAGNYR; encoded by the coding sequence ATGGAGTCGTTCAACGGCAGCAATACCGGCTCCGAGCGGCCGCACGCCGTACTGCTGGCCAGCCCTCTCGCCGGCCACTTGATTCCACTGGCAGAGCTGGCACGGCGTCTCGTCGAGCACCACAGCTTCGCGGTCACGCTCGTCACCTTCAGCAACCTCTCCCTTCCGGCGCATGTCCTCTCCAGCTGCCTCCTCCCTCcgtccgtcgccaccgccgtgctcCCCTCAGTAGATATGGGTGACGTCCCCGCGGCCGACATCTTCCAGGTGTTCCTGGAGCTGATCCGACGCTCAGTCCCGAACCTCCGTGCACTTGTCCGCGGCATCAGCGCCACCGCCGGGCCTCTCGCCGCCCTCGTTGTAGACTTCTTCGGCCCCGAGGCGCTGCTCGTCGCCGCTGAGCTCGGCGTTCCGGGCTACGTTTTCGTCCCCACCAACCTGACCATGCTTGCCCTCGAACGCCGCTTCATGGAGCTGCATCACGGCCTCCCTCCTGGCGAACACCGCGACTTCCCCGAGGTTGTCGAGCTTGCCGAGGGCGTGTCGATGCGCCGAGAAGACTTCCCGGTTCCATACCGTGATCCCAACAGGCTGGCTTTCCCGCAACTTCTCGAGGACACCCGGCGATACCTCCGTGCCGACGGCTTTCTCGTGAACACCTTTCACGAGATGGAACCTGCTCTCGTGGAAGCGTTCAAGCTGGCGGCAGAACAAGGAGCGTTCCCGCCGGTGTTCGCACCGGGGCCGCTTGTCCGCCAGCCAAGCCCAGAGCCCGACGTCGGCGACCAAGACTGCTTGGAGTGGCTGGACCGCCAGCCGACAGGTTCGGTGGTGTATGTCTCGTTCGGGAGCGGCGGTTCGCTGTCTCTGGAGCAGACCACTGAACTCGCCGCTGGGCTAGAGGATAGCGGCCAACGGTTCCTTTGGGTTGTGCGGGTGCCAGACTTGACGGCAGAGTCGGAGACCGCAACAGGTGGAAACGATGACGACCCGTTGGCCTGGCTCCCAGAGGGCTTCTTGGAGAGGACGGCGGGCAGGGGCCTCGCCGTCACAGCGTGGGCACCTCAGGTGCGCGTGCTGTCTCACCCGGCCACGGCGGCCTTCGTGTCGCACTGCGGATGGAACTCGACGCTGGAGAGCGTGCAATCCGGCGTGCCGATGGTTGCGCTGCCGCTGGGCGCGGAGCAGAGGATGAATGCAGTTATCTTGGAAAGGAAGGTTGGGGTGGAGAGCGATTTTTCTAACGGAGCCGGTAACTACCGGTGA